A region from the Methanofollis liminatans DSM 4140 genome encodes:
- a CDS encoding HEAT repeat domain-containing protein: MKHLSAFELEYLEHPERFTFDYFREQSLNPHPLPVALSLADEELLNHYDNEYHHRTFHRTLFFPRLDTTGPAYQLLEDYVAETSTAVLSERFTEGSDADYAWGEFSGFRKHLVTALHTYPEIQKVQILKKIAVKIALPPSPIDESARLFSVGSSLFAMEFYLGLKNAKKWGDYLGAWPPSDEGLREIAETPEVLLSLWKHQVQARDRWLGAGGKGVLEMATATGKTLIGLATAYHLFRVHRSLRVLVLCHSRAILNQWRREAIERLGFLGDPDEDYSVPVSYKGRFEISFNTLQMVMRDPGQYGTDLLIVDEVHHGAGPQFRNALSVPCKWKMGLSATVEGRGRTDVLDGYLGRTVYTYTLADARRDGIIPEFNLVVHKTFLDIMEEEEFASITESIRKLLNYINASQRERIRVLSRNRFERFESLSDFVRLMTDLRYRSVEIPDEWLQMIGLINKRRWVIHRSSPKLEEAIRLARDLAGARKCVLFAMDIATCERVYERLSGAVPAFIVHSKMKDPEVKHALQAFRAARNGVLIAPRMLDEGIDIPDAEVGINVASSKTKLQLIQRLGRILRNRPGKRPVFHHFVAVPRNYIVSEDSFTYQNDLAWITDVALKMGIPITEEVSADAGVFSAFERESEEAVRAYYAGHEGLATDDFGVIKVRNIVESILPEARARLVGLLEGMTGPLTDEGWARVLRSAYRNEQMVEVPSQRWLLVIGGREPAAIRGLILWYGGVAVEERKESVPASPPPRELPAQWEMPKSMGQSRVERFISILIDDQAPQKEQNRALDLLVREKHSAVKPLIAVLKDGNKRVREHSIIALGQIGSREAIPFIRPFLQDQEPGVRQQAALALGYLNDTGSKRALMKLKGDYAKGVKIAAKNALKMLEGI; this comes from the coding sequence ATGAAACATCTCTCGGCATTTGAACTGGAATATCTCGAACACCCGGAGCGTTTCACCTTTGACTATTTCAGAGAGCAGTCTCTCAACCCCCATCCCCTCCCGGTTGCCCTGAGCCTGGCCGATGAGGAGCTCCTCAACCATTACGATAACGAATACCACCACCGCACCTTTCATCGCACCCTCTTCTTTCCCAGGCTCGACACCACCGGGCCTGCCTATCAGCTCCTGGAGGATTATGTCGCAGAGACGTCTACCGCCGTGCTCTCCGAGCGGTTCACCGAGGGATCTGACGCAGACTATGCCTGGGGAGAATTTTCAGGGTTCAGAAAACACCTGGTCACCGCCCTCCACACCTACCCCGAGATCCAGAAGGTCCAGATCCTCAAGAAGATCGCCGTGAAGATCGCGTTGCCGCCCTCACCGATCGACGAGAGCGCCCGCCTCTTCTCTGTAGGGAGTTCGCTCTTTGCGATGGAGTTCTATCTCGGCCTGAAGAACGCAAAAAAGTGGGGGGATTACCTCGGCGCATGGCCCCCATCCGACGAGGGCCTCCGCGAGATCGCCGAGACGCCCGAGGTCCTGCTCTCCCTCTGGAAGCACCAGGTCCAGGCCCGCGACCGCTGGCTCGGTGCCGGCGGGAAAGGGGTGCTGGAGATGGCCACCGCGACCGGTAAGACCCTGATCGGCCTTGCCACGGCCTATCATCTCTTCAGAGTCCACCGCTCCCTGCGGGTGCTGGTGCTCTGCCATTCGCGGGCGATCCTGAACCAGTGGCGGCGGGAGGCGATAGAGAGACTGGGGTTCCTGGGCGACCCTGACGAGGACTATTCGGTGCCGGTCTCGTATAAGGGGAGGTTTGAGATCTCGTTCAACACCCTCCAGATGGTGATGAGGGATCCGGGGCAGTACGGCACCGACCTGCTCATCGTCGACGAGGTCCACCACGGGGCCGGCCCGCAGTTTCGGAACGCCCTCTCCGTCCCGTGCAAATGGAAGATGGGGCTCTCGGCAACAGTGGAGGGGCGCGGGCGGACCGATGTCCTGGACGGCTACCTCGGGAGGACGGTCTACACCTATACGCTGGCCGATGCACGGCGGGACGGGATCATCCCAGAGTTCAACCTTGTGGTCCACAAGACCTTCCTGGATATCATGGAGGAGGAGGAGTTTGCGTCGATCACCGAGAGCATCAGGAAACTCCTGAACTACATCAACGCCAGCCAGAGAGAACGGATCAGGGTGTTGTCGAGGAACCGGTTTGAACGGTTTGAGAGCCTTTCGGATTTTGTCCGCCTGATGACCGATCTCAGGTACCGCAGCGTGGAGATCCCGGACGAGTGGCTCCAGATGATCGGCCTGATCAACAAACGCCGGTGGGTGATCCACCGCTCGTCGCCGAAGCTCGAGGAGGCGATCAGGCTGGCGCGGGATCTGGCCGGGGCGAGGAAGTGCGTGCTCTTTGCGATGGATATAGCGACCTGCGAGCGGGTCTATGAGCGTCTGTCAGGGGCGGTGCCGGCGTTCATCGTCCATTCAAAGATGAAGGACCCGGAGGTGAAGCACGCCCTCCAGGCCTTCAGGGCGGCGAGGAACGGGGTGCTGATCGCCCCGAGGATGCTCGACGAGGGTATCGATATTCCGGATGCGGAGGTCGGGATCAATGTGGCCTCGTCGAAGACAAAACTCCAGCTGATCCAGCGCCTGGGCAGGATCCTGCGGAATAGGCCCGGCAAACGGCCGGTCTTCCACCACTTTGTGGCCGTCCCCCGCAATTACATCGTCTCGGAGGACTCGTTTACCTACCAGAACGATCTCGCATGGATCACCGATGTGGCCCTGAAGATGGGGATCCCGATCACCGAGGAGGTCTCTGCTGATGCAGGGGTCTTCTCCGCCTTTGAGCGGGAGTCCGAGGAGGCGGTCAGGGCATACTATGCCGGCCATGAAGGCCTGGCGACCGATGACTTCGGCGTGATCAAGGTGAGGAATATCGTCGAATCGATCCTGCCCGAGGCGCGGGCGCGGCTGGTCGGCCTGCTGGAGGGGATGACCGGCCCCCTGACCGATGAGGGGTGGGCGCGGGTGCTGAGGTCGGCGTACCGAAACGAGCAGATGGTGGAGGTGCCGAGCCAGCGCTGGCTGCTGGTCATCGGCGGGAGGGAGCCGGCGGCGATCAGGGGGTTGATCCTGTGGTATGGGGGGGTGGCTGTCGAGGAGAGAAAGGAGAGCGTACCTGCCAGTCCCCCTCCCCGCGAGCTGCCCGCTCAGTGGGAGATGCCGAAGTCGATGGGTCAGAGTAGAGTTGAGCGTTTCATTTCGATTTTGATAGATGATCAGGCACCACAAAAGGAACAGAACAGGGCGTTGGACCTCCTTGTCAGGGAAAAACATTCGGCGGTCAAGCCATTGATCGCCGTGCTCAAAGACGGTAATAAGCGCGTCAGGGAACATTCGATCATCGCCCTTGGTCAGATCGGTTCCCGCGAGGCTATACCTTTCATACGTCCCTTTCTTCAAGATCAAGAACCGGGTGTGCGGCAGCAGGCCGCACTGGCACTCGGATATTTAAACGATACAGGTTCAAAACGCGCCCTTATGAAACTCAAAGGGGATTATGCGAAGGGCGTAAAAATCGCTGCAAAAAATGCGTTGAAGATGTTGGAGGGAATTTAA
- the pglX gene encoding BREX-1 system adenine-specific DNA-methyltransferase PglX: MEAEQKKILKPLVLEFRHLLEGRYDEHGNWHGGDLEERMNALGVWWDREPVPAGEVPFRSPEDRHARAVIDAYLALREEAGIARRDAIEEFVRETAYTWANRLLVLRCMEARDLIDGVVATKEVYGGRSLAHHRLAQRHPEVCTGEDGGLFAMLQDAFSFHAKHLPLLFDPKAAGVALRPSVAALKRCIALLSGTEAVNNSGTATDEVFAAPDALGWAYQYWNTEEKDRVFEKVRTKKAKIAGADIIPATQLYTEPYMVKFLVQNSLGATWMGMYPDSDLSGGWEYYVKDADRAPVRRKNVENITFLDPACGSGHFLIEAFDLFYQMYEAEGKYTDPETICKKILARNLYGIDIDERAVQIARAALWMKAAERVFDFSGTPKNIIATNIRLPKGKDHLQAFLAKHPEDAPLAPALESIFEGLAHADELGSLLQIEEPVERALRSLRTRLGGQTTLSTGEFAAPTTDEEWETWKDGVVERLADHFTAEAEVADLVNAFFSQNAGKGVRLFELLSKRYDVVAANPPYMGSGTMSLVVKKYLDTNYDKGKRDLFAAFILRNLKLSKLSGKVAMVTQQSWLFLQSYENLRAITEKRTESAQKEEFSGLIRQTSIETIAQLGPKAFGEIGGEVVSVVLFTLTNSGPKENHHLTATRAIAGGCSEKKAELLRNRGNNQTYRILQKLFLHIPFYSLIYWLPEPLLLHLSTSNRLSHQITTSEGLGTRNDSRFVRYQWEAVIDNNRWFMYSKGGGYSRWMGFNYWIVDYNYKGTKIKSQISEKYPYLKGNTDWLVRNEELYFADGLTYSDISNGAFSARYLLKNSIFSDTGPGVFITRTQLNTLGIYFNTYLVTILLRAISPNLHFKTGYVKQLPICPNETALDNKLSKLICYCKSEDVEQDLRDVKFNPSSTLNSYWAYYHLDAILHTIEGFNETKLLGVLDLQNIKDQIYTETGLPSGWHPLIAAYDALPPLPDGLPEIPQEVLDDLTEHERRNLSPNDLATLKANLRTLYEGGPGAKIEIEDDSTSGDGEEEAVAGAYIPIPAETFLEELSQKLQVHPISVYWLLKEGIEEECWRCIPEERRITEDRFTVMVLRMLGHRWPKQIEAGEAVPDWADADGIIPLTPGSGEATLLERVRGRIAAEFPGGSAAAIEREFEEVMGKSLEDWLHTEFFKHHTQQFKKRPIAWQVQSGKFTKKRQPAFACLAYYHKLDEDTLHKIKNQYVGPLRQRYETEMRGIEGIPPASRTEVQERRFRELDGLIAELKTFGATLSDVAENGFSSKTLEKIAKSEPLDSWCSIDGTRPAPADREAFLRQERSYIPDINDGVRVNVVPLQKAGLLAADVIAKKDLEKAVSDRAEWRSDERRWCREGKLPKCGWW, from the coding sequence ATGGAGGCAGAGCAGAAGAAGATCCTCAAGCCGCTTGTCCTCGAGTTCAGGCACCTGCTGGAGGGGAGGTACGACGAGCACGGGAACTGGCATGGCGGCGATCTCGAAGAGCGGATGAATGCGCTGGGGGTCTGGTGGGACCGGGAGCCGGTTCCGGCCGGTGAGGTGCCGTTCCGCTCCCCTGAGGACCGGCACGCCCGCGCGGTGATCGATGCCTATCTTGCCCTGCGGGAGGAGGCGGGGATCGCGCGGCGGGATGCGATCGAGGAGTTTGTGCGGGAGACGGCGTACACCTGGGCGAACCGCCTGCTGGTGCTCAGGTGCATGGAGGCCCGCGATCTCATCGATGGTGTGGTGGCGACGAAGGAGGTCTATGGCGGGCGGTCGCTTGCCCACCACCGGCTGGCGCAGCGCCACCCGGAGGTCTGCACCGGCGAGGACGGGGGGCTTTTTGCGATGCTCCAGGATGCGTTTTCGTTCCATGCAAAGCACCTGCCGCTGCTCTTCGACCCGAAGGCGGCCGGGGTTGCGCTGCGGCCGTCGGTGGCGGCGCTGAAGCGGTGCATCGCCCTCCTCTCGGGGACGGAGGCGGTGAACAACTCCGGCACCGCGACGGACGAGGTGTTTGCGGCACCGGATGCCCTCGGGTGGGCGTATCAGTACTGGAACACCGAGGAGAAGGACCGGGTCTTCGAGAAGGTCAGGACGAAGAAGGCGAAGATCGCGGGTGCCGATATCATCCCGGCGACGCAGCTCTACACCGAGCCCTATATGGTGAAGTTCCTGGTCCAGAACTCGCTGGGCGCGACCTGGATGGGGATGTACCCGGACTCGGATCTCTCCGGGGGCTGGGAGTACTACGTGAAGGACGCCGATCGGGCGCCGGTGCGCAGGAAGAACGTGGAGAATATCACCTTCCTGGACCCGGCCTGCGGCTCGGGGCACTTCCTGATCGAGGCCTTCGACCTCTTCTACCAGATGTACGAGGCCGAGGGGAAGTACACCGACCCGGAGACGATCTGCAAGAAGATCCTCGCCCGCAACCTCTACGGGATCGATATCGACGAGCGGGCGGTGCAGATCGCCCGTGCGGCCCTCTGGATGAAGGCGGCCGAGCGGGTCTTCGACTTCTCGGGCACGCCGAAGAATATCATCGCCACTAACATCCGCCTGCCGAAGGGAAAGGACCACCTCCAGGCCTTCCTCGCCAAGCACCCCGAAGACGCCCCCCTCGCCCCGGCCCTCGAATCGATCTTCGAGGGCCTCGCCCATGCCGACGAACTCGGCTCCCTCCTCCAGATCGAGGAGCCGGTGGAGCGGGCACTCCGCAGCCTCCGCACCCGTCTCGGCGGGCAGACGACGCTCTCCACCGGAGAGTTCGCCGCCCCGACGACCGACGAGGAGTGGGAGACCTGGAAGGACGGCGTGGTCGAGCGCCTCGCCGACCACTTCACCGCAGAGGCGGAGGTGGCGGATCTCGTAAACGCCTTCTTTTCGCAGAACGCCGGGAAGGGTGTTCGGCTGTTTGAGTTGCTGTCGAAGCGATACGATGTAGTGGCGGCGAATCCGCCGTATATGGGATCAGGAACCATGTCATTGGTGGTGAAAAAATACCTAGATACCAATTATGACAAAGGAAAACGCGATCTTTTTGCAGCATTTATACTCCGAAATCTGAAACTTTCAAAACTTAGTGGCAAAGTGGCTATGGTCACACAACAATCCTGGTTATTTTTGCAAAGTTATGAAAACCTTCGAGCAATTACTGAAAAAAGGACGGAAAGTGCGCAAAAGGAAGAATTTTCAGGCCTAATTAGACAGACCAGTATCGAAACAATCGCCCAACTTGGACCGAAAGCTTTTGGAGAAATCGGAGGCGAGGTTGTAAGTGTCGTTCTTTTTACTTTAACTAACAGTGGACCAAAAGAGAACCACCATCTAACAGCAACTAGGGCTATTGCAGGAGGCTGCTCAGAAAAGAAAGCAGAATTACTGCGAAATAGAGGCAATAATCAGACCTATCGCATACTTCAAAAATTATTTCTTCACATCCCCTTTTATTCACTTATCTATTGGCTCCCCGAACCTTTGTTATTGCATTTATCCACAAGCAATCGATTAAGTCATCAAATTACTACTAGCGAAGGGCTTGGAACAAGAAATGACTCTAGGTTTGTACGATATCAATGGGAAGCAGTGATTGACAATAATCGTTGGTTCATGTATTCAAAAGGTGGAGGATACTCCCGCTGGATGGGATTCAATTATTGGATTGTTGACTATAATTACAAAGGTACTAAGATTAAGTCCCAAATCTCTGAAAAATATCCCTACCTGAAAGGAAATACCGATTGGCTTGTAAGGAATGAAGAGTTATATTTCGCTGATGGCTTAACGTATTCCGATATTTCAAATGGTGCTTTTAGTGCGCGGTATTTGCTAAAAAATTCAATCTTTTCGGATACAGGACCTGGCGTGTTTATTACGCGAACGCAGCTAAATACATTAGGTATATATTTTAATACCTATCTGGTAACAATATTGCTTCGTGCAATAAGCCCTAATTTACATTTTAAGACAGGATACGTCAAGCAGCTCCCTATCTGCCCAAACGAAACCGCATTAGACAACAAGTTATCTAAATTAATCTGTTACTGTAAATCAGAAGACGTTGAACAAGATCTTAGAGATGTCAAATTTAATCCTAGTAGCACATTAAATTCCTATTGGGCCTATTATCATCTAGATGCTATACTACATACCATTGAGGGCTTCAATGAGACCAAGTTATTAGGAGTGCTAGATCTTCAGAACATTAAAGATCAAATCTATACAGAAACAGGTTTGCCTTCAGGGTGGCACCCCCTCATCGCCGCCTACGACGCCCTCCCCCCGCTCCCGGACGGCCTCCCCGAGATCCCGCAGGAAGTCCTCGACGATCTCACCGAACACGAGCGCCGGAACCTCTCCCCCAACGACCTCGCCACCCTGAAGGCGAACCTCCGCACCCTCTACGAGGGCGGGCCGGGGGCGAAGATCGAGATCGAGGACGACAGCACCTCTGGCGACGGCGAGGAGGAGGCGGTCGCCGGGGCCTACATCCCGATCCCGGCCGAGACCTTCCTTGAAGAGCTCTCCCAGAAGTTACAGGTCCACCCCATCTCCGTCTACTGGCTCCTGAAGGAGGGGATCGAGGAGGAGTGCTGGCGGTGCATCCCGGAGGAGCGGCGGATCACCGAGGACCGCTTCACCGTGATGGTCCTCCGCATGCTCGGCCATAGGTGGCCGAAGCAGATCGAGGCCGGCGAAGCGGTTCCGGATTGGGCCGATGCCGACGGGATCATCCCGCTCACCCCGGGTTCCGGGGAGGCGACCCTGCTGGAGCGGGTCAGGGGGCGGATCGCCGCGGAGTTCCCCGGCGGTTCGGCTGCCGCCATCGAGCGGGAGTTCGAGGAGGTGATGGGCAAGAGTCTCGAAGACTGGCTCCACACCGAGTTCTTCAAGCACCACACCCAGCAGTTCAAGAAGCGCCCCATCGCCTGGCAGGTGCAGAGCGGCAAGTTCACGAAGAAGCGGCAGCCGGCGTTCGCCTGCCTGGCCTACTACCACAAACTCGACGAGGACACCCTCCACAAGATCAAGAACCAGTATGTCGGCCCCCTGCGGCAGCGCTACGAGACCGAGATGCGGGGCATCGAGGGCATCCCCCCTGCCTCACGAACCGAGGTGCAGGAGCGGCGCTTCCGCGAACTCGACGGGCTGATCGCCGAACTGAAGACCTTCGGGGCGACCCTCTCCGACGTTGCGGAGAACGGGTTTTCGAGCAAGACCCTGGAGAAGATCGCAAAGAGCGAGCCCCTCGACTCCTGGTGCTCCATCGACGGCACGCGCCCGGCCCCGGCCGACAGGGAGGCCTTCCTGCGGCAGGAGCGGAGCTACATCCCTGACATCAACGACGGCGTGCGGGTGAACGTCGTCCCCCTCCAGAAGGCCGGGCTGCTCGCGGCCGACGTGATCGCAAAGAAGGACCTGGAGAAGGCCGTCTCCGACCGGGCCGAGTGGCGGTCGGACGAGCGCCGGTGGTGCAGGGAAGGGAAACTGCCGAAGTGCGGGTGGTGGTGA
- a CDS encoding BrxA family protein: protein MIGALLPESERVFGCLEAGRSLEEIREMALHGTLFTQRALLSRKRFWTMLQSRYFKLPKWALDEVIEAYRSGPHGREFVSLLYVHYALCDRFTFDFITRVLWEKWSLQQFNVANDDILKMLDDCAEAEPQVTTWTEATRVKLAGIILSSLRDFGVLEGKQKKRLVKPVLPLKTAEHILRILTAEGVRGNDVLTDPTWRLFLCTEDEVAHHLQHLALKRIIHFERAGRTVVLQTPDEWRDLR, encoded by the coding sequence ATGATCGGGGCCCTCTTACCAGAATCAGAAAGGGTTTTTGGGTGTCTGGAGGCAGGGCGCTCTCTTGAGGAGATCCGTGAGATGGCGCTCCATGGCACCCTCTTCACACAAAGGGCTCTCCTGAGCAGGAAGAGGTTCTGGACCATGTTACAGAGCCGCTACTTCAAACTCCCTAAATGGGCTCTGGATGAGGTGATCGAAGCATATAGATCTGGCCCTCACGGTCGGGAGTTCGTATCGCTTCTGTATGTGCATTATGCACTCTGCGATCGGTTTACGTTTGATTTCATAACCCGGGTTCTCTGGGAGAAGTGGAGCCTTCAGCAGTTCAACGTGGCGAATGACGATATTCTGAAGATGCTCGACGACTGTGCAGAGGCCGAACCTCAGGTCACGACCTGGACAGAAGCAACACGGGTAAAACTTGCCGGGATCATCCTCTCCTCTCTGAGAGATTTTGGTGTGCTTGAGGGGAAACAGAAGAAAAGACTGGTCAAGCCGGTATTGCCTTTGAAGACCGCAGAGCACATTCTCCGCATTCTTACCGCAGAGGGGGTCAGGGGAAACGACGTGCTGACTGATCCGACCTGGCGCCTGTTTCTCTGTACCGAGGATGAGGTCGCTCACCATCTGCAGCATCTTGCCCTGAAACGGATCATCCATTTTGAGCGGGCTGGACGAACGGTTGTGTTACAGACGCCTGATGAGTGGAGAGACCTGAGATGA
- the brxC gene encoding BREX system P-loop protein BrxC, producing MIIADLFETRVEDKIEPVIKVAEREDEHKLAVEIGSYVVTPMIEKFLDDFLEHYTDTFLTKTTEIGIWISGYFGSGKSHLAKIMALLAENRVIENVSACERFESRLPPDGPRTTSILRSLKRMDQCEASVLAFNLNTLSASKTRELPELLLSQYYLSRGYCNNLTYARVIEAEMDRQGKIDDLHAAFERLSHKKWAEIRDNPTFFRKHLFAAASEVAPDMFPRPEDVKEALSEAEAGAIINVSTLVDTVLDDLERLERERGKPQRFMWVMDETGQWIENNNGRLARLQAFVEEAALKGQGRIWVAVTTHGDMGAIYKEARALDGDMKKIEGRFRFKPALTTENIEQVLENRLLRKRTEGRRVLQSLYERCGSGNLKGIGELSNALQVLPDCSEDSFVTYYPFLPYQVHLIPDIVKSLRSRGGRGEQMSGSTRTLLAITQDVLRAGRVRYLEMEPGVLVRFDEIYHNLSGEGEVSPDVRTDISRISKVVPDANGFTASVAEVLFLVRELEYIPRTIDNVARLTIRDVDDDLSDAIARVRPELERLMKAGLVARIGEEYEFLTGERRTFEDEVTTVEAQMGQGIREEQFGRLFISESNWRKWLGSNTVSFKSQEFSFSLEVDHKRVGGTSGAVTLKMITPLERVGGATVQDLQSDSLHSDERNTIFFLSGRVPEFEQDLTRYIAMKDVIDRWKQDPHKSEDARKLARDREGIDLPKLQKRVVDGLRAGIRSGTVVFRGASRTLDLPSSQSAGDGLLSVMAEFWPKIYTNFDRVPVRISNDQQAIRDVLAGKTGVSADVKALALYDQTGTLNPQSPLIDAIRTYLAGEQTQGRRALGKEMLDYFEEPPFGWDPNAVRVGVAAMARAGSVKVVLNKKVYTNPDDQDLQDAMRVSSHFKKSELELEETTIPPEMLTEVRSVLINLAKSRRIEETPAALAEAAGSLADALIERAHRVELWARGSGMPLSAAFTKGKEAWTALSGMTNPVHRVREIAGNREGFAAGHDAICAADAFVEKNGDAFTRLRALKGQMEAVSYHTDESSSVREMVSAWNAAVEKASFTDPEAWKRLLATQKQAELEVKELVAGWKESAREVLEEGLAALPTNLAERDLDAGLAEKWRPPLEHLRSEIEECSIPAQVATLPSRAGKAVADLQMKIDAEVARIEREKAIEKGGVSVPSQKVRLSLTSLVSGKRVRSIAEWERLRDDIDARVRAKINEGYDMVEFE from the coding sequence ATGATAATCGCTGATCTATTCGAAACACGCGTTGAAGATAAAATTGAGCCCGTTATTAAGGTTGCCGAGAGAGAGGACGAACATAAACTCGCTGTTGAGATTGGCAGTTATGTCGTCACCCCGATGATCGAGAAATTCCTGGACGATTTTCTTGAGCATTATACTGATACGTTTCTGACGAAGACGACAGAGATCGGGATCTGGATCTCCGGGTACTTTGGCTCGGGTAAGTCCCATCTTGCAAAGATCATGGCGTTGCTCGCGGAGAACAGGGTCATTGAGAATGTTTCTGCATGCGAGCGTTTTGAATCGCGCCTGCCGCCCGACGGGCCCCGCACCACCTCGATCCTGAGGAGCCTGAAGAGGATGGACCAGTGCGAGGCCTCGGTGCTGGCCTTCAATCTCAATACTCTCTCTGCGAGCAAGACGCGGGAACTTCCCGAACTCCTCCTCTCGCAGTACTATCTCTCCCGGGGTTACTGCAACAACCTCACCTATGCCAGGGTGATCGAGGCCGAGATGGACCGACAGGGAAAGATCGATGACCTGCACGCGGCATTTGAGCGCCTGTCCCATAAAAAGTGGGCCGAGATCCGCGATAACCCGACCTTTTTCAGGAAGCACCTTTTTGCCGCCGCGAGCGAGGTCGCCCCGGATATGTTTCCCAGGCCGGAGGATGTGAAGGAGGCGCTGAGCGAGGCCGAGGCCGGTGCGATCATCAATGTGTCCACCCTTGTCGATACCGTCCTTGATGACCTGGAGCGCCTGGAAAGGGAGAGAGGGAAGCCGCAACGGTTCATGTGGGTAATGGATGAGACCGGGCAGTGGATCGAGAACAATAATGGCCGTCTTGCGCGGCTGCAGGCGTTTGTCGAGGAGGCGGCGCTCAAGGGGCAGGGCCGGATCTGGGTTGCTGTCACGACGCACGGGGATATGGGGGCGATTTACAAGGAAGCCCGCGCCCTTGACGGCGATATGAAAAAGATCGAGGGGCGGTTCAGGTTCAAGCCGGCTCTCACAACGGAGAATATCGAGCAGGTCCTTGAGAACCGGCTGCTCAGGAAGCGAACGGAGGGTAGGCGGGTTTTGCAGAGCCTGTACGAGAGGTGCGGGAGCGGAAACCTGAAGGGTATCGGCGAACTCTCCAACGCCCTCCAGGTGTTGCCGGATTGTTCGGAGGATTCTTTTGTCACGTATTATCCCTTCCTGCCCTATCAGGTGCACCTGATCCCTGATATTGTGAAGTCGCTCCGTTCGCGGGGTGGACGGGGCGAGCAGATGAGCGGGTCCACCAGGACGCTGCTGGCGATCACGCAGGATGTCCTGCGTGCGGGCCGGGTCAGGTACCTGGAGATGGAGCCCGGTGTGCTCGTGCGTTTCGATGAGATCTATCATAATCTCTCAGGGGAGGGCGAGGTCAGCCCGGATGTGCGGACCGATATTTCACGGATCTCGAAGGTGGTGCCTGATGCAAACGGGTTTACGGCGTCGGTTGCAGAGGTGCTTTTCCTTGTCAGGGAACTGGAGTATATCCCGAGGACGATCGATAATGTCGCCCGCCTGACCATTCGGGACGTGGATGATGACCTCTCTGATGCGATTGCGCGTGTCAGGCCTGAGCTTGAACGGTTGATGAAGGCCGGGCTTGTCGCCAGGATCGGTGAGGAGTATGAGTTCCTGACCGGTGAGCGCCGGACGTTTGAGGATGAGGTGACCACGGTCGAGGCCCAGATGGGGCAGGGGATTCGCGAGGAGCAGTTCGGCCGTTTGTTTATCAGCGAATCAAACTGGCGGAAGTGGCTCGGGTCCAATACGGTGAGTTTCAAGAGCCAGGAGTTCTCGTTTTCCCTGGAGGTGGATCATAAGAGGGTCGGCGGGACGTCGGGTGCGGTAACGCTGAAGATGATCACCCCTCTGGAGCGGGTGGGGGGCGCGACGGTTCAGGATCTGCAGTCTGACAGCCTCCATTCTGATGAGCGGAACACGATCTTTTTCCTTTCGGGGCGTGTGCCCGAGTTCGAGCAGGACCTGACCCGGTATATTGCGATGAAGGATGTGATCGACCGGTGGAAGCAGGACCCCCATAAATCCGAGGACGCCCGGAAACTGGCCAGGGACCGGGAAGGCATCGATCTGCCGAAGTTGCAGAAGAGGGTTGTCGATGGGTTGAGGGCCGGGATCCGGTCGGGTACGGTGGTCTTCAGGGGCGCTTCACGGACGCTGGATCTGCCGTCGAGCCAGAGTGCGGGAGATGGCCTGCTCTCGGTGATGGCCGAGTTCTGGCCGAAGATTTATACGAACTTTGACCGCGTGCCGGTGAGAATCTCCAATGACCAGCAGGCGATCCGGGATGTGCTGGCAGGGAAGACGGGCGTTTCGGCGGATGTGAAGGCGCTCGCACTGTATGACCAGACCGGGACGCTCAATCCGCAGAGCCCTCTGATCGATGCGATCAGGACGTACCTTGCCGGAGAGCAGACGCAGGGCCGCAGGGCGTTGGGGAAGGAGATGCTGGATTATTTTGAAGAGCCGCCTTTCGGCTGGGATCCCAATGCCGTCCGCGTGGGTGTCGCGGCGATGGCCAGGGCGGGCAGCGTGAAGGTGGTCCTGAACAAGAAGGTGTACACGAACCCTGACGACCAGGATCTCCAGGATGCCATGCGGGTGTCGTCGCACTTCAAAAAGTCGGAGCTGGAGCTGGAGGAGACGACGATCCCGCCGGAGATGCTGACCGAGGTGAGGTCCGTGCTGATCAATCTTGCGAAGAGCCGCCGGATCGAGGAGACGCCGGCGGCTCTTGCCGAAGCGGCGGGGTCTCTTGCGGATGCGCTGATTGAGAGGGCGCACCGTGTCGAACTCTGGGCGAGGGGGTCGGGGATGCCCCTTTCTGCTGCGTTTACGAAGGGGAAGGAGGCGTGGACGGCGCTTTCCGGGATGACAAACCCGGTGCACCGGGTCCGTGAGATTGCAGGTAACCGCGAGGGGTTTGCCGCCGGGCATGACGCGATATGCGCTGCCGACGCGTTTGTTGAGAAAAATGGGGATGCGTTTACGCGTCTTCGGGCGCTGAAGGGGCAGATGGAAGCGGTATCCTACCATACGGATGAGAGCAGCAGTGTCAGGGAGATGGTGTCGGCCTGGAATGCGGCGGTGGAGAAGGCGTCGTTCACCGACCCGGAGGCCTGGAAACGCCTGCTCGCCACCCAGAAGCAGGCTGAGCTGGAGGTGAAGGAGCTGGTGGCCGGCTGGAAGGAGTCGGCGCGGGAGGTCCTGGAGGAGGGTCTGGCCGCCCTGCCGACGAACCTTGCGGAGAGGGATCTGGACGCCGGGCTTGCAGAGAAGTGGAGGCCGCCTCTGGAGCATTTGCGCTCTGAGATCGAGGAGTGTTCGATCCCGGCGCAGGTGGCGACCCTGCCGTCGCGTGCAGGGAAGGCGGTGGCGGATCTGCAGATGAAGATCGATGCCGAGGTCGCCAGGATCGAGCGGGAGAAGGCGATAGAGAAGGGAGGAGTGAGTGTCCCCAGCCAGAAGGTGCGCCTCTCCCTGACGTCCCTGGTGTCAGGGAAGCGCGTCAGGAGCATTGCCGAGTGGGAGCGCCTCAGGGACGATATCGATGCCCGTGTGCGGGCGAAGATCAACGAAGGCTACGATATGGTGGAGTTCGAGTAA